The Megalops cyprinoides isolate fMegCyp1 chromosome 9, fMegCyp1.pri, whole genome shotgun sequence genome has a window encoding:
- the nsrp1 gene encoding nuclear speckle splicing regulatory protein 1, with amino-acid sequence MAAPGKQYGLILPRKGPAKPAALLRPSVFGDDSDDETSVGASLQREATKKKVMKQTQLEMQKALEQDSSVYEYDSVYDDIQKQREESSKQALGGENKKPKYIAQLMRAVEERKKEQERREERKIQKEREAEGEQYKDKDAFVTSAYRQKLLEREQEAEREKMEAALEAAMDVKKQKDLSGFYRHLLNQTVGEERLPDPTAARELKVERVASVSHDDSESDHDQRSSSDTRQKQSSPSLEEKGREKDRHREKSHKDKSREREKERQGQRERRDGDREGDRDRGRERRDAEREGDRDRGRGRRDAERGEDRDRGRERRDAERGEDRDRGRERRDAERDGDRNGRRERGDERERDRRDSDREAERGRERDSERERERRREKDGERHQRKDGETSREKDREKDREKDKKEEEATEDSPASGPSKFAKRSSEQTVSSARERYLARQIARSAAKTYIEKEED; translated from the exons ATGGCAGCACCCGGTAAACA GTATGGGCTGATACTGCCGCGGAAAGGCCCCGCCAAACCCGCTGCTCTGCTGAGGCCCTCTGTGTTTGGCGATGACTCTGATGATGAG ACCTCAGTGGGAGCCAGTTTGCAGAGGGAGGCCACGAAGAAGAAGGTGATGAAGCAG ACCCAGCTGGAGATGCAGAAGGCCctggagcaggacagcagcGTGTACGAGTACGACAGCGTGTACGACGACATCcagaagcagagggaggagagcagcaaGCAGGCGCTGGGCGGGGAGAACAAGAAG CCCAAGTACATCGCGCAGCTGATGCGGGCcgtggaggagaggaagaaggagcaggagcggCGCGAGGAGAGGAAGATACAGAAGGAAAGGGAGGCCGAGGGAGAGCAGTACAAGGACAAGGACGCCTTCGTGACCTCGGCCTACAGGCAGAAACtgctggagagggagcaggaggcagagagggagaagatggAGGCTGCTCtggagg CTGCCATGGATGTCAAGAAGCAGAAGGACCTGAGTGGGTTTTACAGACACCTTCTGAACCAGACGGTGGGCGAGGAGAGACTGCCTGACCCAACTGCAGCTAG ggagCTGAAAGTTGAGAGAGTTGCCTCAGTCTCTCATGACGACAGCGAATCAGACCACGATCAGAGGTCCTCCAGTGACACTCGCCAAAAACAGAGCTCGCCCTCCTtggaagagaaggggagagagaaggacaggcacagagagaaaagccaTAAAgacaaaagcagagagagggaga aggagaggcaggggcaaagggagaggagagatggagacagagagggtgacagagatagagggagggagaggagagatgcagaaagagagggggatagagatagaggcagggggaggagggatgcagagaggggggaggacagagatcgagggagggagaggagggatgcagagagaggagaggacagagatcgagggagggagagaagagatgcagagagagatggggacagAAAcggaaggagggagagaggcgatgagagagaaagggatagGAGAGATTCAGATAgggaggctgagagagggagggagagagacagtgagagagagagggaaaggagaagagaaaaagatgGAGAAAGGCACCAAAGGAAGGATGGAGAAACCAgtagagagaaggacagagagaaggatcGG GAGAAAGataagaaggaggaggaggctaCTGAAGACAGTCCTGCCTCAGGGCCCAGCAAGTTTGCCAAGCGTAGCAGTGAGCAAACAGTAAGCTCCGCTAGAGAGCGCTACCTGGCCAGGCAGATTGCACGCTCTGCAGCGAAGACCTACATCGAAAAGGAGGAGGACTGA